ccatggtcaacatattttcagtacatatataaatatgacagaTTACGAGTTGTGGACAGTTTTACGTCCCATTATCAATTAAGCCCCCTTTCATGTATAAATGCGCTTCATCTGCAGATGGACAGACGCTGCTAAGTTCTCAACCGGAGCATCAGCAGTCGGGAGCATGGCCATTCCCATTATTCTCAGGCATGCAGGCTTGATTGGAACAGGAGCTATGATAATAGATTTCACTTCATTTTTCATATTAATGTGCACAGTCTTTGTTTTCGTCGTGCCAGCCTTCTTGATGAGTGGTAATATTTTGAATAAACAAAGGACGATCGCTCTAAAATTTGGACTATTGCATGTATCTGCTGAATTCTCTTCGTTTCTAAGTTCTATACCCTTGACCATATAGGCAACCCAATAATTCCGATGAAGAAATAGGTTTCCTATCATTTGCATCCGGTGATTACCCGTGTAAAACTGTCTGTCGATTGATTTAAGCATGGCAGTGCAGCCTAGAACGGAATTCACCCTGATCAATTTTAGAGGTATGCTTTCTAGATCACCATCGTGGTGCAGTGGTGACTGGAGTTGTCCTGATTAGTTTTAGTGTTTTCCCATGGATATCGTATAGTTAACTAATTTATGTTTATGCAGAATGAAGGTGGAGAAGGAATTCGAAATTTCATCAGTAATTGGTTTACAGATTTAAATTTCATTCCAACACGGGGTTACATCGAATCGCCCGAGTCAGAAGTAGGTTCGTCTATTAGAGAAATCAACGTCCTGAGGATGCAAGACAAAAAGATTATTTCGAAATCTCTTGTTATAAGTGGCGTTACGCTACTTTCCATTATTTATTCAGGTAAATGCCGCATTATAAATCCAGAATCACTTTTATGCGTCAGTGAATGGCAATTCTAAAAGATTTTTCTAAGTTCTTGAAATCGAGGAAAAGAAAAGTGGAAAGGTAAAAGGTGGGTCGGTGGGATTTTTTTTATCCGATCAAGATCTTTTGTCAATCGTTTAGGTTGACTCTATGTTGGTAGGAGGAAACTGagaggtaaaaaaaaaaaaaaagcaaatcCAAACCTAATATAACTAACTAAATATTTCACACGACTAGTGAGATTTGAGCTCGATCTTTAGGTTTTGTCTTCCCACTGGTGACGGGTGCTGCCCTTCAAAATACGTATGCTCTAAAATGGGGAAACGTAACATGAAAGAGCAATTCGTGAAGAGCGAAAACCAATCCTAAGGCAATTGCTGACCTAATTATAAATACGTCGGGCTACCACTCGTGGAGTAAAAACTATAACTAGTAATAAATAACAAGAGATTGGAATATTTAGCTTTAAAGCAACAGAAAATGAAGCTATCTTTAAAGAattgcattttaaaaataaaatttgaacctGGGTAACAtcccaaaatatatatatttggctTCTCAATTAGATAATTTTGAATGAGTGCATACAAGAAACCCCAACCTGGGTAACATCCCAAAATAGGAATCTTTCTGATTGAGCTCAACTTAGCTAGAAATCGAGGAgaaaggatatttgttcattAGAAATACTCAAACAAACATTGGAAAATGGAAAGCTGCAAATCCACGAACCAAAGTAAACACAAAGATTTTTTACTTCATTAAAAATCGAAGATACACAATCTGTTTCCCTTCGACAAATATCTCTCAGGGAATTACTATTTACTAGTACCAGCAAATCCAATCGACACCCTAAATCTTAAATTGTCGATTCAACAAAACAAGAGCTCAACCTTGTTTTTTGAtcttttgcactagaaaatgatCAACATAAACTGATTCCGAAATTCCTCATCTCAAAAAATAATATCGAAGTCGAAATAAAGAGAAGCTTGCTGAAATTACTATCCCAGAAAACCTGTTTGTTGCCACACGGCGTTGCGCACCTGCCGCAGATCTCTTCCCTTGAGCGTCCTCCCCACGCCTTCCAGCACCGAGAAGGTATTCTTCTGATTTTGTGTCGATCCACGGGCCACGATTTCGTGAGGCGGCAGCATCTCATCATCGTCTCCTTCATCGGCGTGGTCAACGTCATAAACCTCTACCACTCCTCTGCTTCCTCGGAAACATCGGAACGTTCACTGGTGCAGATTGATGAAACCGTCGCGCAGGCAGTGACTGCGAGTTCTTGACCTCCAACGACGAATGAGGTTTCGGTATCGAAGGGATATCACGCGAGAACGGCGTGGTCGATGAGGAAGGGAAAGCAGGTTTCTGGACTATAAACTGGCCGTCGAGTTTCCCCTGCCGCTCCGGCAACGCCGCCAGGATGCCGAAATTCTCAGAGCGTCGGAGGCTGTGGATGATCCCGGAGGGATTTCTATGCTGCCGCTCGGAGAAGTCGTTGTTGTAGAAAACGTCGTCTTCGTTTAATTCGTCCGCCGGTGGCCGCGGAGGGGGATGAAGAGAACGTAGTCTCCGAGGGATGAGAGAAGACTCCGATGAATCGATCGTTAGACGGAGATCGCCGATAGCGGTGGGCTGCGACACCGTTTTGATTCATTATTAGTCAGAGTTGGAGAGGCAACACAGACTGTGGCAGACTGATGAACTATATAGTTACAAGAGAGTAATGATATATTATTCTGCAATCATTTTTGGGGCCCACTAAATATTTATGAACGGTGAGGATGGGATGTGGTGCATTGAAGTCGATGCAGAAGATAATACTGCTGGACGGCAGGTGTCAATGACCTGCGTAGGGATGTGGCGAATAGGAATGTGGAAAGAGGAAGCGGAGACGCGGCGGGGAGAGTGTCTGTGGGTAAAATCTAAGCGGTAAAGAATTGGATTATTAtccattataaaaaaattattatataaaatgtttaaataataaattgaaattaattacaatacattttatttatatactCCATCGTGCAACTTGTTCAACACCGATGCTGTTTTGTTTTgtgtatattatttatatatatatagataatatCAGTGCTCTTGTGCACACATGTACATTCGATTTTTTTATaagataaaataaattgaattaaACAATTTTGAAGTCGTGTGAATTTTATGatttgtaataatttttttaaatacagtAAATATGTAAGcaattaaatttgaatttaacaAATTACAAATAATTGAAAGTTTGAttagaaaataaattataatatatgatGATATATATTATGATGATGATGACGATGGAAAAAGCAGAATATGATATCATAACACGAAATATTTCGTTTAAATGAAACAAATCAGATGATCTGAAATGTGAAAATTTTGGATGATTAGGTTGTACAGTAAATTTGAAATTGAAGTAAATATATTTAAGAACACATGagattttcaatttttattttaattttgaatCAAACAAATAGATGGATTTGAGAGTTAAATTAATCATATAAAACTCACACAAAACTCTTATGATACCGTCTTATGAGTCATTTTAAATATAAACCAAATCAATCTGTTTCACTTATATAGTTCCGTAAAATCATCTCATGATAAATCAATCTATAACTCAACCTTTTAttttcgtaaaaaaaaaaaaaaaaactcaacctTTTATATGTGCTATATGACATATTTCATGATAATGCTCGCAGAGGAAACAAATTTCATAACGAATTAGGACGGATCACGGATGTAGTTGGACTTTATAATTGTAAACtacaattttaatttaaataattttaattatgatatttttaaatacatTTTAACTACAATAGTTACCAGTTTTTAAACGAAAATATTTAGTAAAGTTGGTTTTATTGTAATGTTGTATCAGTTATTTGAATCCAAAAAGTATTTATCTCCACGACTCATatcttaataataattaaattagtcaTCAAATccttatcaattttttttttttataaaaaatgtaaaaaagattatccattAGTTTCAAGATTTATCGAACATGGAATCTTGAATAAAGAAATCAGGTTCAAGTTTtacattttatattattaatatatatttaataaaactTTATCATAACGACAGTTTGGCCGAGTGGTCTAAGGCGCCAGATTTAGGCTCTGGTCCGAAAGGGCGTGGGTTCAAATCCCACAGCTGTCAATCAtttttattcatatttttttatattaaagaaGACTAAATAATTATCATTTAATTACCAAAAATGTGTTCACGGATTGCTTAATTTGTTTCGTAAGATTAAAATAGTGGATCTAGTATTCACATTGTGGCCCAAGTTGAATAATCTAGGCCCAATCAGTTCAACCCATATCTAGTACGTTCTACTTGGCCAGTCATCACATTTTTATCCCTCAGTTGATTAGGGCTTTGAGCAGCTGAAAAACCCCAACGCCGATTATCACTTCGTCTTTACTGGGATTTCGCAATGAGCAGATCAGGCCAGCCTCCAGATCTCAAAAAGTAATTATGCGATGCTCTTCAACTTATGATTTTCTCCAGTGTTttgcttgtttttgttttttctaATTCACCTGcaggttttatttttattgatttacttttattttgacGGCAGGTACATGGACAAGAAGCTACAGAGTGAGTACTCTGTCATTCATGCTTTCAGTTTTCTTGTGAAATATCTACTTTACTGGTTATTAATGTGCTCCAGTTGTCCAGTTTCTGGGTTTTATGTATATTGTATAATATGGcatccttttaagaatagattatctttttctcttttatttatgttgttcAGTAGAGTGATTGGTCCAAAACGCGAAGAATTTTGTGTGCATTTTGGATAAATGTTGTTTCTAAAAATCGAAAACTACCTGTATTAATATAGATTTTGGTCATGGACTATAAATGTGAACCAGAGAATGCAACTGTCGTCGTTGAACTGAGTCAAGCTGACAGTTGACGAGCCGGTTCATAGGAGAACCGTTTGTGATATTAACTGATGGTAAATGGTTAAATGCTGGCATTTGATTTCGGTTGAAGCTAGCATTTTTGAACaaaattaactaataaaatttcAATTTCTCATTTTGGTCTGCCCCTTGGTTTTGGAACTAGTGTGGGAGTTGGATGGAAAGAATTTAGAATGAAATTTCCTTAATCCTTTCTGAACAAGTATTGTTTCAGGATGAGCGTCGAGTTTGAAGTTTCTATCAGTTATTTTCTCTGTAAATTTTCTCTCTGGTACATTTCTGAATTTAGACAGATTTTTTAGTATAGTGTTGTACTTTGTTTGGTATTTTTCTTCCATTGCCTCTTGACTCACATCTTTTAAGTCTTGTATGGTTTGTGTTCCTTCGAAGTGTAATGCGACTCTGTGACTCAACATCACATTGTCTCGTGTCAGCAGCCAACTCTCAACACCGCTTATTCTTTCCATGCCACCATCACTATTTTGTTTAGTCTGTGAAAAGACGTCCACTTAATTGAGAATTGCATCGGTATTTTGGagattgaaaattttgactCAACTCATTGATCTTCTGCAAGTGTTGCTATGTGAAATATGCATTAAAGTCATCGTATTTTGTCATGAATAGAACGTCTTTGATCGGTAGTATGATATAATTTCCTGTGCTTGGGTTTGAATATGATAGTTTTCTTTTGGTTGGTCAATAATTTTCTCACGAGGAATTTATGTGTAAATCTCCATGAAACTGTGTTGCAGTTAAGCTGAATGCCAATCGTACTGTGGTTGGAACCCTTCGTGGTTTTGATCAGTTCATGAACCTGGTGATAGACAACACTGTCGAAGTTAATGGAGACGAGAAAACCGACATTGGCATGGTGGTAAGAGTCTCCACCGGTTCCATATTCTTGCTTAAATCGTTGCTTGATTCGACTTGGGGCTGTTAAACTTACGGATTATGTTATAATGTTTGCTTCCACTGTAGGTCATCAGGGGAAACAGTGTAGTTACAGTCGAAGCTCTCGAGCCCGTTGCTAGGCCACAATGATTCTGCGTCTTGTGTAATGAATTTGGCCTCTTAATTTGTAGTGGCAATGTCTTGGATGCTGAATTTGTAAGCCTGACATATGAACATGTGATTTTGATCACAGACTCTTGATATTGATTACCATGTTTGCTAGAATATTTGTATTATATGAATATTATGTTTGGATGGGGGTTTAGGTTATTTTGTCCGAAGTTGAGAGGATTAAGTTTTTAAAAGCTAATTTTGTTGTagtaaaaaaaaagaagaagctaATTTTGTTCCGTTTCCAGTATTCAAACATAGATGTGCGGCTTGTTGTGATTCATTCGAAGTCTTCAGAGCCATGTAAATTACATATGCTTAAAGATTAGTAATGTCGAGTTCTTGGATAAGATGTGAATTAAAATCGGTCCACAGTTAAAAATTGCAATAaaactttaatttaaattatatatgggccataaaaattaaaataagatGTGAGCCCATTATTCAAATTTCAACCCCATATTTAACATATTGCCGCACTTCTCCTCCAAATTCATTCATCTGCCTTTAGCACAGTCGAACAATTAATTATGTTggataattttttaaaacaaatgtAAATTCTGAATTTTTTAATTGAAAATTATATTATCTAATCGGTTGGTCGGTTCggtttgatttttaaaaataaaataagttaAATGTAATTCGGTTCAGTCCGGTAAGCGAATAGCGATGTCATAATAATTGAATGATGGAAATTCAAGGCAATATTAATCGAATAGGAAACGAGTCGGTTTGAAGAGAGGCGGGAATATTTAGCGCCATTTCCCCAAAACTATTGCCCCATTTGATTGCATATCCAGAAGTCGTTTCTCCCCACACGCAATTCTCCAACGTAGATAAAGGTGAGGCTCCCTGTCGATCTTGATTTTCGGCTGTTCCACTTTTTTAACTGTCATTCTGTTGTTTTGTTCAAGGATATGGACACTTCAAACCCCGCTGTATTTGTGAACGCTGATCTTTTGCGGATGCACGTCGGACGGAGGGTGAGGGCGGCGATTCAGGTGCTGAGATCTGATGGCGGCGGTTCAGTTGTCGGTAAATCGACCGATGAACAGCAGCTGGTCATCAAAGGCCATCCCCCTCACCCCCTTACAACTTTCGTTGAGGTAATCGGCGTCGCTGATAGCAACCAGTCGATTAAGGCTGATATATGGACCAACTTCGGTGACGCTCTAGGTATTTGAAACGATTTGACTCATTTTTGGGGGTTTCCTTCAACCATTTTCATgcctattattattattattattatattttttttttgggcaTTTTCAGGCTGTCTAGTTGTTCATTAATTATTCTATTCAGTCGCTGGTTTCATTGGTGGTTTTAGTGAACATATATTTATCTCTAGAAAATGATCGACAACTGGATTCTCTTTCCTTTCTAGTACTAGTATGTGATCTTCAGCATATGGTCATCTTATTTTAGAGTTGTGTCTGTTCTTGATATATCTAACCCAACACAGATTAATTTTCAGATAATGTGTATCATAGGATATAAACGATGATTTTGAGGTGAACCTAATCAACTggtttcataaatattttaccACAACAACCTTGGAAAGTTTGTGAGGGACCTTTTATTACAattgttatttatttacttgtagATTATAGATATAGATGTTATTTAATGTAATGTAAGGTGAGTAAATACAAGGATCTTTAACTGTCAATGAAATTAATTTGTATGTATAATTAGCTTCTTGCTGGATTTTTAGGCTACTGGCCTTTGGTTGATGAAGTTGCATGGTTACCTATTCAAAAGAGTGTAATAGCGATTCTTCATTTTTGTATGCAGATACAAGCAACTACAACTCCGTCTGCCAACTTGCCAATGGAGATTTCAAACATTTGTTTGTTTGAGCAGCCAGCCGTTTTCTCCATCAGGTTTCATTCAAATTGTAATACATTTCTTGGTTGATGGTTTTCTTCTTTGTAACGAATGGAGTCCTTTTTCTTCTAATCAAAATTTCACGATTCCACCATAAATGCACCAGCATTTGGGTGGAATACAAGTATGGAACCTATTGCCATCGATACTTTCTATCTGTTTTTCGTTTGGAACTACATTTAGTCTTTTCGTCCACAGATTtcgaaaaataatattaagttgTGAACTTTTTTTTATATACTAAAAGTTGAATCTGATTTAGCCGAATTGATTGTGCATCCCGACTCAGGACCATGAATGTTTGCTATGTTTCTCGTTGTTGAACATGTTTCATTGACGTAATTATAAtcttaaaaataagaaaattgaCCCAAAAAAGAATCACAAGGACTTTTGTAATTTGGACACTTTAATATAACATACAACTTTTTGACTTGGGTAACGTggaatatttttttgaattataGGGGTGCATTTGGGGTAGGGAGTGAGACTCGAGCCCGAGTCACCTCTATATGTACAAACGAGACTGGCACTGGTCAAAAGCCTTGGTCTCGGGTAACATGGAAATTTGAACCTTCATTCcctttggttttttttttttgaaaaacttctTTCCCTTTGTTCATTAACAATAAGTGTGAACAAAAAGAAAGTGAAACAAAAGTTAAAGCCGTTCAATAAATATTTACCCGTTAGACGCAGGCGCAGCTCTCATAAAAAGATGGTTGTGGTATAGTTTGGTTCCATAAATTACGTATAAATGATTAATTAAACTCTAATAATTTGCAAAATTTGAGCTAAATGTCCAAGTAAATAAAGATATGTAATAATTGAGCTAAACACACTGTTAGTTAATAATCTTAACAAGCTAACGGTAAAATTAATTAAGTTTATGTATAAAATATTATCTAAAACTTATATTGCATTTAGAATTTTTAGGTGTGCGTATccaataaaatttaaatgaataaaaacaaatagagtgagtctcatgtgagaccgtctcacgagtcataatccgtgagacgggtcaatcttacccatattcacaataaaaagtaatactcttagcataaaaaataatactttttcatgggtgacccaaataagagattcgtctcacaagtacgacccatgagaccgtctcacacaagtttttgccaaacaaataactttaaataattacatttttagattttgatcttaaagtagataaaataattaaaattgattTTGTAAATCATACATATATAGCTGATTTTTATATTGGAGGaaagattaaaaataaataaatgcgtGACGCTGCTCAATTTGAAATCTTGCATACTATTTGTCTTCCATTCCCATTACCAACTTCTCCCTCCCTAACTTTCTTACTTGAAGAATAAATCTTCACCTCCTCCATTTTCCCCATTTTCTCCGATGCCTCGGTTCGATTTTGATGCCTTAATCACGGCCCATTCAGGCGAAGGCAACGACCTGAAAATATCATGCAAAACACACGATGAAGAAGAGTACTCGTCGAAGATGAAGAGATCCCCGGTGGACAATATGATATCGTGCATCCGGACGACCCACCAGTATCTTTCTGGCTGTCGAAAGACGCAGAATACGATTGGCTTGATCGAAATGCTTTTTACGATCGAAAGGATTCCACCAGAGGCAACTCGAACTCTACGAATTTGAACCCCCACGTCAAACCAACGAACTCTTACCACAATTCTCAGAGGTTTTCTGCTAACTTGAAGTCCAAGGCTTCCATTATTGGATTGCCGAAGACGCAGAAGGCGACTTTTGTAGACTCCAGCTGCAGGAGGACCTGTAAGTCGTCGACAAATGCAAGGCTGTTCCCCAAACGGACGGCGTCAGCGGGGAAATCAACTATTGCTGTCACTGAACCGGGTTCTCCAAAGGTGTCATGTACAGGGAGAGTCAGGTCGAAGCGTGGCCGGCGGAGGTCGAACTCATCGAAAAGAAGCGATAAGCCGGCAGAGAAATCTAGAGCCTGCTATGAGAAGCCAGAAGCAGAGGAATCGAAAACAGGTGTTGCGAAGaaggagaagaagaagaagactgGGTTTTACTTCAAGGTAATGAGTATATTCCGGTCCCAGAAGACAAATAAAAATCCGTCACGTTCGTATAGTCGCAAGGTAGCAGAGCTCCAGGCGGAGAAACCTCCGGCGGTTGAAGCGCTGCGGAAGAGTGCGAGTATCAAAGCAGCGCCCGAGCCGCCAGGTTTGGGTGGGATGAAGCGTTTTGCGTCGGGGCGCCAGTCTGGGTCCTGGCTGGCGGAGGATCTCAATCAGGTGTTACCGGAGCCGCTTTATTTTGATCGGCGCCTGTGTATCACCGGTGGTAGGTGATTGCTTTGCTAGAGAAGCCTCGAGCTGTACAGTAATCGCTGTGTTACTGTGTAATCAGGATGAATCTTGTGTGTGtaatttaaaatcttaaaattaaTTACGTAGCCTTTCATAAATTATTAGGAATGAGTGAATATTTAacttttaaagattttttttttaatctttttaaGATTGTTGATTAATTGAAATTGTTATATCTAATTACCATATATTGAGAAAATCTAGAGAGACAAATAGTTTATTCGCAAGCAAGTAGACTCTGCCATGGACTCCAATCGTCATGTCAAGTCGAATAAATCTAACTCAGTAGAATAAATTTGACCGAGATATTGATGACAAATTCTTGATCATTTGATTATGTGCTTCAATTTACACACACCTTGAACTTGTTTTCCATTACTATAAATATCAAGGAGGATGAGCTCAACACGAAGAAGAATTCCACACCAAATTTGTTTGTCTATGCCGTCGATTAAGAACATGGACTCCAATACATCATAATCTCATTGCTTCCACGTTCTTTAAATGAGTGGACAGGTACTACTACTTTTGACATTGGGTCGTAACCACCACTTTCAAATAAACCTTAAAATTCATCAACTTATATTAAACAACCATCTTTTAGAAATTTAGGCTTTGTTCTCACTAATTTTTCCAAGTCAAGTCATAATTCAAagcttttaaattatttatcgaTTTAAACACTGGAATTCAATACATTGTCAATGGATCAGGTGTTACCGTATTATAACTCATGAAAATTTTACCATCTCCATCCAAATTATATAAATCTATTaggtatagtttggtacatgcGATAAAggagggattgataaataatcctcttTATCTtatgtttggtacattttttaaaaagctcatgataatatcatgggcccttgataaataatttttttgaatgataaaatatcccttctattaggtgtgatagttttaatttaagaataaaatatactacaaatgacttaattaccctcaatttataaatgatttttttttaaatcaatgcTACTagatagaaattaaaatcaaataaatatttttatttatttttatatattatataaaatgataattatataaatagttattataaatctcaataaaattattagtatcacccgattaactttaaaaattgatatttgacttgacttaTAAAATCAaaggctcaattatcatattatataatatataaaattaggtaaaaataaataaatcatgcaagcactatcgacgcatgaacaaataaaaaatatgaagtcaaaaacaacttt
The Primulina eburnea isolate SZY01 chromosome 5, ASM2296580v1, whole genome shotgun sequence genome window above contains:
- the LOC140832407 gene encoding probable small nuclear ribonucleoprotein G; translation: MSRSGQPPDLKKYMDKKLQIKLNANRTVVGTLRGFDQFMNLVIDNTVEVNGDEKTDIGMVVIRGNSVVTVEALEPVARPQ
- the LOC140832408 gene encoding replication protein A 14 kDa subunit B-like; protein product: MDTSNPAVFVNADLLRMHVGRRVRAAIQVLRSDGGGSVVGKSTDEQQLVIKGHPPHPLTTFVEVIGVADSNQSIKADIWTNFGDALDTSNYNSVCQLANGDFKHLFV
- the LOC140831884 gene encoding uncharacterized protein, which produces MPRFDFDALITAHSGEGNDLKISCKTHDEEEYSSKMKRSPVDNMISCIRTTHQYLSGCRKTQNTIGLIEMLFTIERIPPERFSANLKSKASIIGLPKTQKATFVDSSCRRTCKSSTNARLFPKRTASAGKSTIAVTEPGSPKVSCTGRVRSKRGRRRSNSSKRSDKPAEKSRACYEKPEAEESKTGVAKKEKKKKTGFYFKVMSIFRSQKTNKNPSRSYSRKVAELQAEKPPAVEALRKSASIKAAPEPPGLGGMKRFASGRQSGSWLAEDLNQVLPEPLYFDRRLCITGGR